One window from the genome of Salvia miltiorrhiza cultivar Shanhuang (shh) chromosome 7, IMPLAD_Smil_shh, whole genome shotgun sequence encodes:
- the LOC130995197 gene encoding UPF0481 protein At3g47200-like isoform X2 has product MLNTTQACCANLNEKLTKLGAEAKSECTIYRVHKHLRNVNPNAYEPEVIAIGPYHRNKDHLKMMEDHKLRYFQHLIIRKPSNNVERYAACVGKWEAEARKCYADEPTSLSPSDFIQMLVLDGCFILELLLKYVVESEREENDPIFQMGWMMYSLHRDLMLFENQLPFFVLCELFDLIEAPGQHSRLLDLLGLFFHGLYPGEGYRGEVSVAPRDVKHLLHFIHRNWLPRGTGTGGRKKQDKGLYFINSAARLKEANIRFKISEPEAALFDVRFKNGVMIMAPLQVEDSTESVLRNLVAYEQYFGQDQDNFVTDYITFLDCLVDSSKDVEILSRNGIVENWLGDEEAVAKMVNKLADSVIVRGTRFIYAEMFENVEKHCRKRRNRWMAMLRRNYLSSPWLIMSLIVGAVLLLLTITQTVCSILQMV; this is encoded by the exons ATGCTCAA CACAACGCAAGCCTGCTGCGCTAACTTGAATGAAAAACTGACGAAACTCGGCGCGGAGGCAAAATCAGAATGCACAATCTACAGAGTTCATAAACATTTACGGAACGTCAACCCCAATGCTTACGAGCCCGAGGTGATCGCTATCGGCCCTTATCACCGCAACAAGGATCATCTAAAAATGATGGAAGATCACAAGCTACGTTACTTCCAGCACCTCATCATAAGGAAACCTTCCAACAATGTGGAAAGGTACGCAGCATGTGTGGGCAAATGGGAAGCCGAAGCAAGAAAATGTTACGCAGATGAGCCTACAAGCCTGAGCCCAAGCGACTTCATACAAATGCTTGTACTAGATGGATGCTTCATCCTTGAGTTATTACTCAAGTACGTCGTGGAGTCCGAGAGAGAGGAGAATGATCCCATCTTCCAGATGGGCTGGATGATGTATAGCCTGCACCGTGATTTAATGCTCTTCGAGAATCAACTCCCATTCTTCGTCTTGTGCGAGCTGTTCGACCTGATTGAGGCTCCCGGCCAGCATAGTAGGTTGCTGGACCTTCTCGGGCTATTCTTCCACGGTCTGTATCCTGGGGAAGGCTACAGAGGAGAAGTGAGCGTAGCTCCACGTGACGTGAAGCATTTGCTTCACTTCATCCATCGTAATTGGCTTCCTCGCGGCACGGGCACGGGCGGGAGGAAGAAACAGGATAAGGGGTTGTACTTCATCAACAGCGCAGCGAGGCTTAAAGAGGCTAATATCAGGTTCAAGATATCCGAGCCAGAAGCTGCGTTGTTCGACGTGAGGTTCAAAAACGGGGTGATGATCATGGCGCCTCTGCAAGTCGAGGACAGTACCGAGTCGGTCCTCCGGAATCTCGTCGCGTACGAGCAGTACTTTGGGCAGGATCAGGACAATTTCGTGACGGATTATATCACGTTCCTGGACTGCCTTGTTGATTCCTCCAAGGATGTGGAGATACTGTCGCGCAACGGAATCGTGGAGAACTGGTTGGGCGATGAGGAAGCCGTGGCGAAGATGGTGAACAAGCTGGCTGATTCGGTGATTGTGCGCGGCACAAGATTCATCTATGCGGAGATGTTTGAGAATGTGGAAAAGCATTGCAGGAAAAGAAGGAATAGGTGGATGGCCATGTTGAGGCGTAATTATTTAAGTAGTCCTTGGCTTATTATGTCTCTAATTGTTGGTGCAGTGCTACTTCTGCTCACAATCACGCAAACAGTGTGTAGCATATTACAGATGGTTTGA
- the LOC130995197 gene encoding UPF0481 protein At3g47200-like isoform X1, with protein sequence MIYMDPNSTTQACCANLNEKLTKLGAEAKSECTIYRVHKHLRNVNPNAYEPEVIAIGPYHRNKDHLKMMEDHKLRYFQHLIIRKPSNNVERYAACVGKWEAEARKCYADEPTSLSPSDFIQMLVLDGCFILELLLKYVVESEREENDPIFQMGWMMYSLHRDLMLFENQLPFFVLCELFDLIEAPGQHSRLLDLLGLFFHGLYPGEGYRGEVSVAPRDVKHLLHFIHRNWLPRGTGTGGRKKQDKGLYFINSAARLKEANIRFKISEPEAALFDVRFKNGVMIMAPLQVEDSTESVLRNLVAYEQYFGQDQDNFVTDYITFLDCLVDSSKDVEILSRNGIVENWLGDEEAVAKMVNKLADSVIVRGTRFIYAEMFENVEKHCRKRRNRWMAMLRRNYLSSPWLIMSLIVGAVLLLLTITQTVCSILQMV encoded by the coding sequence ATGATATATATGGATCCTAACAGCACAACGCAAGCCTGCTGCGCTAACTTGAATGAAAAACTGACGAAACTCGGCGCGGAGGCAAAATCAGAATGCACAATCTACAGAGTTCATAAACATTTACGGAACGTCAACCCCAATGCTTACGAGCCCGAGGTGATCGCTATCGGCCCTTATCACCGCAACAAGGATCATCTAAAAATGATGGAAGATCACAAGCTACGTTACTTCCAGCACCTCATCATAAGGAAACCTTCCAACAATGTGGAAAGGTACGCAGCATGTGTGGGCAAATGGGAAGCCGAAGCAAGAAAATGTTACGCAGATGAGCCTACAAGCCTGAGCCCAAGCGACTTCATACAAATGCTTGTACTAGATGGATGCTTCATCCTTGAGTTATTACTCAAGTACGTCGTGGAGTCCGAGAGAGAGGAGAATGATCCCATCTTCCAGATGGGCTGGATGATGTATAGCCTGCACCGTGATTTAATGCTCTTCGAGAATCAACTCCCATTCTTCGTCTTGTGCGAGCTGTTCGACCTGATTGAGGCTCCCGGCCAGCATAGTAGGTTGCTGGACCTTCTCGGGCTATTCTTCCACGGTCTGTATCCTGGGGAAGGCTACAGAGGAGAAGTGAGCGTAGCTCCACGTGACGTGAAGCATTTGCTTCACTTCATCCATCGTAATTGGCTTCCTCGCGGCACGGGCACGGGCGGGAGGAAGAAACAGGATAAGGGGTTGTACTTCATCAACAGCGCAGCGAGGCTTAAAGAGGCTAATATCAGGTTCAAGATATCCGAGCCAGAAGCTGCGTTGTTCGACGTGAGGTTCAAAAACGGGGTGATGATCATGGCGCCTCTGCAAGTCGAGGACAGTACCGAGTCGGTCCTCCGGAATCTCGTCGCGTACGAGCAGTACTTTGGGCAGGATCAGGACAATTTCGTGACGGATTATATCACGTTCCTGGACTGCCTTGTTGATTCCTCCAAGGATGTGGAGATACTGTCGCGCAACGGAATCGTGGAGAACTGGTTGGGCGATGAGGAAGCCGTGGCGAAGATGGTGAACAAGCTGGCTGATTCGGTGATTGTGCGCGGCACAAGATTCATCTATGCGGAGATGTTTGAGAATGTGGAAAAGCATTGCAGGAAAAGAAGGAATAGGTGGATGGCCATGTTGAGGCGTAATTATTTAAGTAGTCCTTGGCTTATTATGTCTCTAATTGTTGGTGCAGTGCTACTTCTGCTCACAATCACGCAAACAGTGTGTAGCATATTACAGATGGTTTGA